One genomic region from Thermoanaerobacterales bacterium encodes:
- a CDS encoding AtpZ/AtpI family protein, with product MNGKGNGFSKGMKAFALGSTIAVQFAASVFLGLWGGRWLDERFGTAPWLMVLGLLAGLGAGTLGVYRTVSRIFK from the coding sequence GTGAACGGGAAGGGCAACGGCTTCTCGAAGGGGATGAAGGCCTTCGCGCTCGGTTCCACGATCGCCGTCCAGTTCGCCGCCAGTGTCTTCCTGGGCCTGTGGGGCGGGCGCTGGCTGGATGAACGGTTCGGCACCGCGCCGTGGCTGATGGTCTTGGGGCTCCTGGCGGGACTGGGTGCCGGGACGCTGGGCGTCTACCGCACGGTGTCGCGCATCTTCAAATAG
- a CDS encoding ATP synthase subunit I — MSDIALEFDIHIQKALRWSACVLAAVLVLLLGGVRHPVFLGFTVGVAVSVVNGYLLALRVKGLTDFALLTRGRAEGVDKVRTVFRAGLVVVRWVILFAVLFLGLKTGWFDLLGLLAGLFVLPAFSLGSAFRLAKERR, encoded by the coding sequence TTGTCGGACATCGCCCTTGAATTCGACATCCACATCCAAAAGGCCCTCCGCTGGTCGGCCTGCGTGCTGGCGGCGGTCCTCGTGCTTCTTCTCGGCGGGGTGCGGCACCCCGTCTTCCTGGGCTTCACCGTGGGCGTCGCCGTCAGCGTGGTCAACGGGTACCTGCTCGCGTTGCGCGTCAAGGGGCTGACCGACTTCGCCCTCCTGACGCGGGGCCGCGCCGAGGGCGTCGACAAAGTCCGCACCGTCTTCCGCGCCGGCCTGGTGGTCGTGCGCTGGGTGATCCTCTTTGCCGTGCTTTTCCTCGGCCTGAAGACAGGGTGGTTTGACCTGCTGGGCTTGCTGGCGGGACTCTTCGTCCTGCCGGCCTTCTCGCTCGGCAGTGCATTTC